The following proteins come from a genomic window of Pirellula staleyi DSM 6068:
- a CDS encoding HlyD family efflux transporter periplasmic adaptor subunit: MHALSLSLLMLYAAGAPPVAQQARPTYAPQLSTSTEPPRQAVIAHCLVSLVEDIQVPALEAGALMAVEAAEGQYVQAGQVLARIDDRQSQLQRIAAELERDAAIAKANDDIEVRYAQAALAVANADVERALAVDRKSSGAITPQEIQKLRLAKQRDELQIDRSKLDMKVAKMTADVHQATVDAAAENVLRRQIISPIDGMVVTLLHERGEWVAAGEPVVQVVRTDRMRVEGFLSALEFNAEEVAGKPVMVEVTLARDRKVQFVGRVVFISPLVQAGNKYRVRAEVENRIENGYPLLRPGMTATMSISLQ; this comes from the coding sequence ATGCACGCCCTCTCGCTTTCGCTGCTGATGCTCTACGCCGCAGGTGCTCCACCCGTAGCACAACAAGCTCGCCCCACCTACGCCCCGCAGCTCTCCACTTCGACCGAGCCTCCACGACAAGCAGTTATTGCCCACTGTCTGGTCTCGCTGGTGGAAGACATTCAAGTCCCCGCGCTCGAAGCCGGTGCGCTCATGGCAGTCGAGGCTGCTGAGGGGCAGTATGTTCAAGCGGGCCAAGTCCTTGCTCGGATCGACGATCGACAATCGCAGCTCCAGCGCATCGCCGCCGAACTAGAACGCGATGCTGCGATTGCAAAAGCCAACGATGATATTGAAGTCCGCTATGCCCAAGCGGCACTGGCGGTGGCCAATGCCGATGTCGAACGTGCTCTTGCTGTCGACCGCAAAAGCTCGGGAGCGATTACCCCGCAAGAGATTCAAAAATTGCGACTCGCTAAACAGCGCGATGAACTGCAGATCGATCGTAGCAAGCTCGACATGAAGGTTGCCAAGATGACAGCCGACGTGCATCAAGCCACCGTCGATGCAGCAGCGGAAAACGTTCTCCGTCGTCAGATCATTTCTCCCATCGATGGTATGGTGGTCACTCTGCTGCACGAGCGTGGCGAATGGGTCGCAGCGGGCGAACCTGTGGTTCAGGTTGTGCGGACCGACCGAATGCGCGTCGAAGGGTTTCTCTCAGCCCTTGAATTCAACGCCGAAGAGGTCGCCGGTAAACCGGTGATGGTCGAAGTCACTCTGGCCCGCGATCGGAAAGTGCAATTTGTCGGACGTGTCGTTTTCATCAGTCCGCTGGTGCAAGCTGGCAACAAGTATCGCGTTCGTGCAGAAGTCGAGAACCGCATCGAAAATGGCTACCCGCTGCTCCGACCGGGCATGACCGCCACCATGTCGATCTCTTTGCAGTAG
- a CDS encoding HlyD family efflux transporter periplasmic adaptor subunit has protein sequence MTPPATGPSLDTSLSGSALPLGSLADAPGVRGEPLLVQEMKNEIRSLVQEIATLAQAEISHDTFADSYLTRVISAMGAIGGAIWVRGETGKLKLLYQSNLEAGQFDASPQSRTRHGLLLKKLMDSPQSLLVPPQAGAASDSEAGNPSSLLLVLASVVVEGEVVAVVEILQRPGGAPTTQRGYLRFLVQMSDIAAEYFRNDRLRQLSVQKRRWNLLQQFVDAVHRSLDPRATSYAVVNEGRRLIECDRVSIAIQQGRRAQIEAVSGLDNVDRRAAELSSLERLIDVVLRTREPLWHAAGASEYPPEIEKPLDTYLDISHAALVAIVPLYAPAPIATTDRPEQEIAKESRQLLGALVIENLTSGKLDESLRATSLAVAHHASSALQNSQEHSQILLLPLWKALGRGGWIVRTRAIPKTIAVLAIFAAVVIAGFVIPADFEVAARGKLQPVERREVFAMIDGIVREVPVRHGQLVERGQPLATLTSTDLEVELAALIGRQTTNQEQIASHQRMLLDSGAMQARLTPADENRISGELLQLKQEQDNIEREIALFREKQELLAIVAPQRGQVVTWKVEEVLLHRPVIRGQSLMTLANPDGEWELELLVPERRLLHIDDAQHQTPDGSSRPPLEVTFVLSSHPSQRFTGTMVELERTAEVRGEEGNCVLMRVAVNKSELPLLQDQTTVTAKIYCGRQPIARVWLCDLIETVQSKILFWL, from the coding sequence ATGACACCTCCCGCGACTGGACCTTCGCTCGACACCTCGCTGTCCGGCTCGGCGCTTCCCTTGGGAAGTTTGGCCGACGCTCCGGGCGTGCGTGGCGAGCCGCTCCTCGTGCAGGAGATGAAGAACGAGATCCGCTCGCTGGTCCAGGAAATCGCCACACTCGCTCAGGCCGAGATTTCCCACGACACATTTGCCGACTCCTACCTCACCCGCGTGATTTCCGCGATGGGAGCGATCGGTGGCGCAATCTGGGTGCGTGGCGAAACAGGCAAGCTCAAACTCCTGTATCAATCGAATCTCGAGGCGGGTCAGTTCGACGCATCGCCCCAATCGCGAACGCGTCACGGTCTGCTGCTAAAAAAGCTGATGGATTCGCCGCAGTCGCTCTTGGTGCCACCTCAGGCAGGTGCCGCAAGCGATAGTGAAGCTGGTAACCCGAGTTCGCTGCTGCTCGTGCTCGCCAGCGTCGTGGTCGAGGGAGAAGTCGTTGCAGTGGTCGAGATCCTCCAGCGTCCTGGAGGAGCTCCCACCACACAGCGCGGCTATCTCCGATTCCTGGTGCAGATGAGCGATATCGCGGCCGAATACTTCCGCAACGATCGGCTGCGACAACTCTCCGTCCAAAAACGCCGCTGGAACCTCCTGCAGCAGTTCGTCGACGCCGTGCATCGCTCGCTCGATCCACGTGCTACCTCGTATGCCGTGGTGAATGAAGGTCGCCGTCTTATCGAGTGCGATCGCGTTTCGATTGCGATTCAGCAAGGACGCCGCGCTCAAATCGAAGCTGTGAGTGGACTCGACAATGTCGATCGACGCGCTGCTGAACTTTCATCCCTCGAGCGGCTGATTGACGTGGTCCTCCGCACGCGCGAACCACTCTGGCATGCCGCCGGTGCATCAGAATATCCACCCGAGATCGAAAAACCACTCGACACCTACCTCGACATCTCGCACGCCGCACTGGTTGCAATCGTTCCTCTCTATGCCCCCGCGCCAATAGCCACGACCGACCGACCCGAACAAGAGATTGCCAAAGAATCGCGGCAGTTGCTCGGAGCGCTCGTGATCGAAAATCTGACGAGCGGCAAACTCGATGAATCCTTGCGGGCTACGTCACTGGCCGTAGCGCATCATGCATCGTCGGCTCTTCAAAACAGCCAAGAACATTCGCAAATCTTGCTGCTTCCATTGTGGAAAGCCCTCGGACGAGGTGGCTGGATTGTTCGCACCCGCGCGATCCCGAAAACCATTGCCGTGCTGGCCATCTTCGCTGCGGTTGTAATCGCGGGCTTCGTGATTCCCGCCGATTTTGAAGTCGCTGCACGTGGCAAGCTACAACCGGTCGAGCGTCGCGAAGTCTTTGCGATGATCGATGGCATTGTGCGCGAAGTGCCGGTCCGCCATGGCCAGTTGGTCGAGCGCGGTCAGCCACTCGCGACACTCACCAGCACCGATTTGGAAGTCGAACTCGCGGCGCTCATCGGCCGGCAAACCACCAATCAAGAACAAATCGCTTCGCACCAGCGCATGCTGCTCGATAGCGGCGCAATGCAAGCCCGACTTACACCAGCCGACGAGAACCGGATCTCAGGCGAACTGCTGCAACTAAAGCAAGAGCAAGACAACATCGAGCGCGAGATTGCCCTCTTTCGCGAGAAACAGGAACTACTTGCCATCGTTGCTCCACAGCGTGGGCAGGTGGTGACCTGGAAGGTCGAAGAGGTGCTGCTGCACCGCCCCGTGATTCGTGGGCAATCGCTCATGACTCTCGCCAACCCCGATGGCGAGTGGGAACTCGAACTACTTGTCCCTGAACGACGACTGCTACACATCGACGACGCCCAGCATCAAACGCCCGACGGATCGAGTCGACCACCACTCGAAGTAACCTTCGTACTCAGCAGCCATCCAAGCCAGCGATTCACCGGTACGATGGTCGAACTCGAGCGCACGGCAGAAGTTCGTGGGGAAGAAGGAAACTGCGTTTTGATGCGCGTCGCTGTTAACAAGTCCGAACTTCCGCTCTTGCAAGATCAAACTACCGTGACCGCCAAGATCTACTGCGGTCGACAGCCGATCGCTCGCGTTTGGCTTTGCGATTTGATCGAAACGGTGCAATCCAAAATCTTGTTCTGGCTCTAA